The proteins below come from a single Pseudarthrobacter sp. SSS035 genomic window:
- a CDS encoding PadR family transcriptional regulator, giving the protein MSMAKLTPTSYVILGMVAVRGPSTSYDLKRAIGHSVGYFWPFPHAQLYSEPKSLVKAGLLTVSTEADGRRRQTYSITDEGTRELRVWLAEPTGEQMQVRDIAQMKLFFGELAHPENLLLLAKEQIVQHHDRIRTYAAMQERFSGREDVAHRMVPLRLGLALEHAALKFWEEFELEHES; this is encoded by the coding sequence ATGTCAATGGCTAAGCTGACCCCAACCTCATACGTAATTCTCGGGATGGTCGCCGTGCGAGGGCCCAGCACCTCGTATGACCTGAAGCGCGCCATCGGGCATTCGGTTGGGTACTTTTGGCCATTCCCACACGCACAGCTCTACTCCGAGCCAAAGAGCCTCGTCAAGGCCGGGCTGCTGACTGTCTCAACCGAGGCTGACGGGCGCCGGCGCCAGACGTACTCAATCACTGATGAGGGAACGCGTGAACTGCGTGTCTGGCTCGCAGAGCCCACCGGTGAGCAGATGCAGGTCAGGGACATCGCGCAGATGAAACTGTTCTTCGGTGAACTGGCGCACCCTGAAAATCTTCTGCTACTCGCGAAGGAACAAATTGTCCAGCACCATGACCGAATCAGGACATACGCCGCCATGCAGGAACGGTTCAGTGGCCGGGAGGACGTAGCGCACCGGATGGTCCCGTTGCGCCTTGGGCTCGCGCTCGAGCACGCAGCGCTGAAGTTCTGGGAAGAGTTCGAACTTGAGCACGAAAGTTAG